A part of Rickettsiales bacterium genomic DNA contains:
- a CDS encoding SURF1 family protein: MLKRLIPWIFIAGTVGVLVGLGSWQMQRLAWKDQLLAQYETGKTLPALELSAIASQDLNNNAYRHLKFSGKFMHDKEVHLGGRRWHGKTGYQVLTPMKMKDGRIFLVNRGWIPFELKDQEKRADSIAQSHASLTAVLRIPKQAQLFTPENHPKKNFWFTVDVPAITEFTGVTPEPVMLEVIEAEPDINAFPIPSDGVRVFRNDHLGYALTWYALALGALIMFWARVLRQPKN, translated from the coding sequence ATGCTGAAACGTCTTATTCCCTGGATCTTTATTGCCGGTACGGTTGGTGTGTTGGTTGGGCTTGGCAGCTGGCAAATGCAGCGCCTTGCATGGAAAGATCAGCTGCTTGCACAATATGAAACCGGCAAGACCTTGCCCGCGCTTGAACTAAGCGCCATCGCTTCACAAGATTTGAATAACAATGCCTACCGCCACCTAAAATTCAGCGGTAAGTTTATGCATGATAAAGAGGTGCATTTAGGTGGCCGTCGCTGGCACGGCAAAACCGGATACCAAGTGCTCACCCCAATGAAGATGAAGGATGGTCGAATCTTTCTCGTCAATCGTGGCTGGATTCCGTTTGAACTGAAAGATCAGGAAAAGCGCGCTGATTCTATCGCCCAATCGCACGCGAGCCTGACGGCTGTGCTGCGCATCCCGAAACAAGCACAACTTTTCACGCCGGAGAATCATCCAAAAAAGAACTTTTGGTTCACGGTGGATGTGCCCGCGATCACTGAATTTACTGGCGTCACACCTGAACCCGTGATGCTAGAAGTCATCGAAGCCGAACCCGATATTAACGCCTTTCCTATTCCTTCTGATGGCGTGCGTGTTTTCCGCAACGATCATCTCGGCTATGCCCTCACCTGGTATGCATTAGCCCTCGGCGCCCTCATCATGTTCTGGGCCCGAGTTCTACGCCAACCCAAAAATTAG
- the aroB gene encoding 3-dehydroquinate synthase has product MKIALPDGRSYPIHIGQGLLAKAGELIDAPRTIIITDENVAPHWLDRLTENLNIGFDVIVLPAGEATKSFNLLEQLLNELLGLKPDRKTLLIALGGGVVGDITGFAASILLRGVPFVQIPTTLLSQVDSSVGGKTGINSEYGKNLIGSFYQPQAVIIDPDTLSTLPDRELRAGFGEVIKAACIHSETFFAWLEKNHLAILNRDTAALTHTITQSVQIKATIVEQDEREAGVRALLNLGHTFGHALEVELAYDGTLVHGEAVAIGMAMAFTYCANQGICSEVDAKRVIALIESSDLPVTAHDWPTAETLLAHMQQDKKAENGELTLVLARTIGDCFIEKQVDCASMVDFLRKYGQN; this is encoded by the coding sequence ATGAAAATTGCTCTACCCGATGGGCGCAGCTATCCGATCCATATCGGCCAAGGTTTACTCGCCAAAGCCGGTGAACTGATCGATGCACCACGCACGATCATCATTACCGATGAGAATGTCGCGCCGCATTGGCTTGACCGTCTGACGGAGAATCTAAATATTGGCTTTGACGTGATCGTGCTGCCAGCAGGTGAAGCGACCAAGTCGTTTAATTTACTGGAACAGCTCCTCAATGAACTGCTTGGCTTAAAGCCCGACCGCAAGACTCTCCTTATTGCCCTTGGCGGCGGCGTGGTGGGTGATATTACCGGCTTTGCAGCGAGCATCTTATTGCGCGGCGTACCATTCGTCCAAATCCCCACCACCCTACTATCGCAAGTGGATAGCTCGGTTGGTGGCAAAACGGGCATTAACAGTGAGTATGGCAAAAACCTAATTGGTAGCTTCTATCAGCCCCAAGCCGTGATCATTGATCCAGACACGCTCTCTACCTTGCCTGATCGTGAATTACGCGCTGGCTTTGGGGAAGTGATCAAAGCTGCTTGTATTCACAGCGAAACCTTCTTCGCATGGTTAGAAAAGAACCACCTTGCTATATTAAACAGAGATACTGCGGCCCTCACCCACACCATTACACAGTCAGTGCAAATCAAAGCGACTATTGTCGAACAGGATGAACGCGAGGCAGGGGTGCGAGCCTTACTCAATCTAGGCCATACATTCGGCCATGCGCTAGAAGTCGAGCTCGCCTACGATGGAACCTTAGTGCATGGCGAAGCGGTGGCCATTGGTATGGCCATGGCATTTACCTATTGTGCGAACCAAGGCATCTGTTCTGAAGTAGATGCAAAACGAGTCATCGCCCTTATTGAAAGCTCTGACCTGCCTGTCACCGCCCATGATTGGCCCACAGCCGAGACGCTACTGGCGCACATGCAGCAGGATAAAAAGGCAGAAAATGGTGAGTTAACGTTGGTTCTCGCCCGCACTATCGGCGATTGTTTTATCGAGAAGCAGGTTGATTGTGCCAGCATGGTTGATTTTTTACGCAAATACGGGCAAAATTAG
- a CDS encoding ankyrin repeat domain-containing protein, giving the protein MISLLLLSWQTHANEAMNETLIYHTYFGKAASVQQALVKGANPNTRDEHGWPVLAAAADRSGNEAYAISKALLEAGADVNAAKDRNYPILNAIKNENAPLVALMVAANANLRVRNAEGISVYSIAKKLGNSRIIYQIEKKLMEQAQTQTFLRSKQHLRQLTSQYAFHHCAFQYWGFYLRSKQDKEMDEEAIKDRMRTHANDASATGQRALQYFPNAYNAQYDKIISTQRANLAATLNKMISNRNRRRQGVGKTADMFKRCHLDKTPTYFHATAVY; this is encoded by the coding sequence ATGATCAGCTTACTTTTGTTGAGTTGGCAAACACATGCGAATGAGGCGATGAACGAGACCCTCATTTATCATACTTACTTCGGTAAAGCAGCTTCTGTGCAACAAGCATTGGTCAAAGGCGCAAACCCAAACACACGGGATGAACATGGTTGGCCTGTACTTGCTGCTGCTGCCGATCGCAGTGGTAACGAAGCTTATGCCATTTCAAAAGCGTTGCTTGAAGCAGGCGCGGATGTGAATGCCGCAAAAGACAGAAACTACCCTATCCTTAACGCAATAAAGAATGAGAACGCTCCTCTGGTTGCCTTAATGGTTGCCGCAAATGCCAATTTACGTGTTCGCAATGCCGAAGGGATATCTGTTTACAGCATCGCAAAGAAGCTAGGAAATTCTAGAATCATCTATCAAATTGAAAAGAAACTGATGGAACAGGCTCAGACACAAACCTTCCTCAGAAGCAAACAGCATTTACGCCAACTTACCTCACAATATGCCTTCCATCACTGCGCCTTCCAATATTGGGGGTTCTATCTACGCTCTAAGCAAGATAAAGAAATGGACGAAGAAGCAATCAAAGACCGCATGCGCACTCATGCCAACGATGCTTCCGCAACAGGGCAGCGCGCTTTGCAATATTTTCCGAATGCTTACAATGCGCAATATGACAAGATAATATCCACTCAACGCGCCAATCTTGCTGCGACACTCAATAAAATGATATCCAACCGTAATCGCCGCCGCCAAGGGGTTGGCAAAACAGCAGATATGTTCAAGCGCTGTCATCTAGATAAAACACCCACTTACTTTCATGCGACTGCGGTGTACTAA
- a CDS encoding cytochrome c oxidase assembly protein, with amino-acid sequence MSAPKNKNNSLVLSLVAIVVGMTMLSYASVPLYRLFCQVTGYGGTTTEVTLADIPTKPSDHEITVRFNAITFDGLPWKFETKQNSIPMKVGEHKLAFFKATNLSDQPTTGMATYNVTPHKMGEYFAKIQCFCFDEQTLAPGESMDMPVSFYIDPDMLNDDDAQNVTTITLSYTFFPVKNANTQTSNEGS; translated from the coding sequence ATGAGCGCTCCTAAAAATAAAAACAATTCTCTGGTTTTGAGTCTTGTTGCCATCGTTGTGGGCATGACAATGCTGAGTTACGCTTCGGTACCGCTTTATCGCCTCTTCTGCCAGGTCACCGGTTATGGTGGCACCACCACCGAAGTCACGCTAGCCGATATCCCTACAAAACCATCCGATCACGAAATCACGGTTCGCTTTAATGCTATCACCTTTGACGGGCTGCCTTGGAAGTTTGAAACAAAGCAAAACTCCATCCCTATGAAAGTCGGCGAACATAAACTCGCTTTTTTCAAGGCAACCAACTTAAGCGACCAACCGACGACCGGAATGGCGACTTATAATGTGACCCCCCATAAAATGGGCGAATATTTCGCTAAAATTCAATGCTTTTGCTTTGATGAACAAACACTTGCACCCGGTGAGTCCATGGATATGCCTGTGTCATTTTACATAGACCCAGACATGCTAAATGACGATGATGCGCAAAATGTTACCACAATCACCTTGTCTTACACATTTTTTCCGGTAAAAAATGCCAATACACAAACTTCTAATGAAGGCTCATGA
- a CDS encoding alanine/glycine:cation symporter family protein: protein MLLSVPFAASAQTLDEQVQLCKANLIVYAAEAPPGEAEIADDLIEAAKHNTEELALVRGFKTGFGAVIDVMDTVLFYELFPETIGFPEVDEDCEVVQRGFPFVVFWLILGGAFFTFRLSLINLRMFGHGLAVVTNKYLRKEDVGQVTPFQSLAAAVSGTVGLGNIAGVAVAVTMGGPGAIFWMMVAGFLGMSTKFAEVTLGHKYRRVDENGAVSGGAFYYLRDGLKELGMAKLGKYLAVLFAFLCLCGAFGGGNMFQANQMVASLTHTFSLTDMDWVISLVMAVAVGIVLIGGVSRIASVAEAIVPLMALIYLSAAMVVLIVNADKVPAALALIMDLAFSMESAAGGIFGAMIMGFRRAAFSNEAGVGSAPIVMAATKCNEPVQVGSVAILEPFIDTMVICLMTGLVITVTGVYQDGTADGVILTSQSFATVIDWFPVVLSIAVSLFAFSTMLTWSYYGERAWNYLFGSGKIRLYHVLFCAAVFFGGAMQDAANEGFNLIVNFSDLALLAMSVPNLIGMYLLSGVLSKEVKEYRARLKAGKVKLNNMKD from the coding sequence ATGCTGCTCTCAGTACCGTTTGCGGCTTCGGCACAAACGTTAGATGAGCAAGTGCAGCTTTGTAAGGCTAATCTCATTGTATATGCGGCTGAGGCGCCTCCAGGTGAAGCTGAAATAGCCGATGATCTGATAGAAGCTGCAAAGCATAACACAGAAGAGCTCGCGCTTGTTCGCGGTTTTAAAACAGGCTTCGGCGCTGTGATCGATGTGATGGACACGGTTTTATTCTACGAGCTCTTCCCTGAAACCATTGGTTTCCCTGAAGTGGATGAAGATTGTGAAGTCGTGCAACGTGGTTTCCCTTTCGTAGTGTTCTGGCTCATTCTTGGAGGTGCGTTCTTCACCTTCCGTTTATCTCTCATTAACTTGCGTATGTTCGGTCACGGCCTCGCTGTGGTAACCAACAAATATCTTCGTAAAGAAGATGTAGGACAAGTGACTCCCTTCCAATCTCTTGCAGCTGCGGTTTCAGGTACGGTTGGTTTGGGTAACATTGCTGGTGTAGCGGTTGCGGTTACCATGGGTGGCCCGGGTGCTATCTTTTGGATGATGGTCGCAGGTTTTCTCGGCATGTCGACGAAATTTGCTGAAGTAACCTTGGGCCATAAATACCGTCGAGTCGATGAGAATGGTGCGGTTTCCGGTGGTGCGTTCTATTACTTACGTGATGGTTTGAAAGAACTTGGAATGGCGAAACTTGGTAAGTATCTTGCCGTATTGTTTGCGTTTCTTTGTCTCTGTGGTGCGTTTGGTGGTGGTAACATGTTCCAAGCGAACCAAATGGTTGCCTCCCTTACGCATACTTTCTCACTAACGGATATGGATTGGGTGATTTCACTCGTCATGGCGGTAGCGGTGGGTATTGTGCTTATCGGTGGTGTATCGCGTATTGCATCCGTTGCAGAAGCGATTGTTCCGTTAATGGCATTGATCTACCTTTCAGCCGCGATGGTCGTGCTTATTGTGAATGCAGATAAAGTTCCAGCCGCTCTAGCGTTGATTATGGATCTGGCATTCAGCATGGAATCGGCAGCAGGTGGTATCTTTGGAGCGATGATTATGGGCTTCCGTCGTGCGGCCTTCTCGAACGAAGCCGGTGTGGGTTCTGCACCGATCGTGATGGCGGCAACGAAATGTAACGAGCCTGTGCAAGTGGGTTCGGTTGCGATTCTCGAGCCGTTCATCGATACGATGGTGATTTGTTTGATGACCGGTTTGGTGATTACCGTCACTGGCGTTTACCAAGATGGTACGGCAGATGGTGTTATCCTAACGAGCCAATCTTTCGCAACCGTGATTGACTGGTTCCCGGTTGTACTTTCCATCGCAGTATCGCTCTTTGCCTTCTCTACGATGTTGACATGGAGTTACTATGGTGAACGTGCGTGGAACTACCTGTTTGGTAGCGGAAAGATTCGTCTTTATCATGTGCTCTTCTGTGCGGCTGTATTCTTTGGTGGCGCAATGCAAGATGCGGCGAATGAAGGCTTCAACTTGATTGTGAACTTCTCTGACCTAGCGCTCCTAGCGATGTCTGTACCGAACCTGATTGGTATGTACTTGCTATCTGGTGTGTTGAGCAAAGAAGTGAAAGAGTACCGCGCGCGCTTGAAAGCGGGTAAGGTGAAGCTCAATAATATGAAAGACTAG
- the dapD gene encoding 2,3,4,5-tetrahydropyridine-2,6-dicarboxylate N-succinyltransferase has product MSHQPIIEKAWDERDSINYQTKGEVRAAVVETLNALDSGALRVAEPTAKGWQVNEWAKKAVLLSFRLNDMQVLPGGWDKVPSKFADWDDARFREAGFRVVPGAVARHSAYIAPNVVLMPSFVNLGAYVDEGTMVDTWATIGSCAQIGKNCHISGGAGIGGVLEPLQANPVIIEDNCFIGARSEVAEGVIVEKGAVLSMGVYLGASTKILDRETGEIHRGRVPAYSVVVPGNLPGKNPNDPGLYCAVIVKKVDAQTRSKTGVNDILREVAA; this is encoded by the coding sequence ATGAGCCACCAGCCAATTATCGAAAAAGCATGGGATGAACGCGATAGTATTAACTATCAAACCAAGGGTGAGGTGCGCGCCGCGGTGGTAGAAACACTGAATGCGCTTGATAGTGGGGCCCTCCGCGTGGCCGAACCGACTGCCAAAGGATGGCAGGTCAATGAATGGGCGAAGAAAGCCGTTCTGCTCTCGTTCCGCCTTAATGATATGCAGGTGCTTCCCGGTGGATGGGACAAAGTGCCCTCTAAATTCGCCGATTGGGATGATGCTCGTTTTCGTGAGGCCGGTTTTCGTGTGGTGCCGGGCGCTGTCGCGCGCCATTCGGCCTATATCGCGCCCAATGTGGTGTTGATGCCTTCTTTTGTGAATCTTGGGGCTTATGTTGATGAAGGTACGATGGTCGATACGTGGGCGACGATTGGCTCCTGCGCGCAAATTGGCAAAAACTGTCATATCTCAGGCGGTGCCGGTATCGGTGGCGTATTGGAGCCTTTACAGGCGAACCCTGTGATTATTGAAGATAATTGCTTTATCGGCGCACGTTCAGAAGTCGCTGAAGGCGTGATTGTGGAAAAGGGTGCTGTGCTGTCTATGGGGGTCTATCTTGGCGCTTCTACAAAAATCTTAGATCGTGAAACAGGCGAGATTCATCGTGGCCGTGTGCCAGCTTATTCCGTGGTCGTACCGGGTAACTTACCCGGTAAAAATCCGAATGATCCTGGGCTTTATTGTGCTGTCATCGTCAAAAAGGTGGATGCACAAACCCGCTCTAAGACAGGCGTAAATGACATTCTACGCGAAGTCGCGGCTTAG
- a CDS encoding tyrosine recombinase yields the protein MSRYSRFIDDFLQMMAAERAASANTLAAYKRDLIALEEALSSPLERGSAKAVEKIVSGFHPEFSPRTIARKISTYRQFFGFLQEENIRADNPAMAIPLPKQPKPLPKFLSASQVRALLDAVAEDRSAASIRLYALIALLHATGLRVTELVTIKLSAVEQMINSGEPLLQVMGKGNKERLVPVNVQALDALQAYLEVRKQMKSPYLFPSTSKDGHLTRQNFAISLKKMAGKAGLDASKVSPHVLRHSFATHLLAGGADLRLIQQLLGHADITTTEIYTHLKPEQMKALVEQYHPLADEKSAP from the coding sequence GTGAGTCGCTACTCACGCTTTATTGATGATTTCCTCCAGATGATGGCAGCTGAGCGCGCGGCCTCTGCTAATACCCTTGCTGCGTATAAGCGCGATCTTATTGCCTTGGAAGAGGCGCTTTCTTCACCCTTAGAACGAGGCAGCGCTAAAGCGGTGGAGAAAATTGTCAGTGGTTTTCATCCAGAATTCTCGCCGCGCACGATCGCCCGTAAGATTTCGACCTATCGGCAGTTCTTTGGGTTTTTGCAGGAAGAGAATATTCGCGCCGATAATCCTGCGATGGCCATTCCTTTGCCAAAACAGCCGAAGCCCTTGCCTAAATTCCTTTCCGCCTCACAAGTGCGAGCATTACTGGATGCCGTGGCAGAAGATCGCTCGGCTGCTTCGATCCGTCTCTATGCATTGATTGCCTTACTGCATGCGACAGGGCTGCGTGTGACAGAGCTTGTGACGATCAAATTATCGGCGGTGGAGCAGATGATTAATTCCGGTGAACCGCTATTGCAGGTCATGGGTAAGGGTAATAAGGAACGCTTGGTCCCAGTCAATGTGCAGGCCTTAGACGCATTACAGGCCTATTTAGAGGTGCGCAAACAGATGAAGTCGCCTTACTTATTCCCCTCCACCAGTAAGGACGGGCACCTCACAAGACAAAACTTTGCTATTTCACTGAAAAAAATGGCCGGTAAGGCCGGTTTGGATGCATCGAAGGTGTCGCCGCACGTATTGCGTCATAGTTTTGCGACCCATCTATTGGCCGGAGGCGCGGATTTACGCCTAATACAGCAGCTTTTAGGCCATGCAGATATCACCACAACCGAGATCTATACCCACCTAAAACCAGAGCAAATGAAGGCGCTAGTCGAGCAATATCACCCGTTAGCGGACGAAAAAAGCGCACCGTAA
- a CDS encoding shikimate kinase → MASLSKPIVLIGLMGAGKSTIGARLGQALKLPFVDSDSEIEESAGCSISDLFAIYDEEVFRDLEKRVIKRLLGTHNQILATGGGAYMQPPIREMIAKKAFTIWLRADLDVLLERVNRRDTRPLLAKGNKQKILSKLIKERYPIYEKADMIVDSGTGAHENVVKTIVKRLKKEQPGLFI, encoded by the coding sequence ATGGCAAGCCTATCCAAACCAATTGTTCTCATCGGCTTGATGGGAGCGGGAAAATCGACTATCGGTGCTCGCCTAGGGCAAGCGCTGAAGCTGCCTTTTGTCGATTCGGATAGCGAAATTGAAGAATCTGCCGGGTGCTCAATTTCCGATCTTTTTGCCATCTATGATGAAGAAGTCTTCCGTGATTTGGAAAAACGCGTCATTAAACGCTTACTCGGCACCCACAATCAGATCCTCGCAACGGGTGGCGGTGCCTATATGCAACCCCCTATTCGTGAGATGATTGCAAAGAAGGCTTTCACTATCTGGCTTCGCGCTGATCTAGACGTCTTACTCGAACGCGTGAACCGTCGCGATACCCGCCCCTTACTCGCCAAAGGTAACAAGCAGAAGATCCTCTCAAAGCTGATCAAGGAGCGCTATCCTATCTATGAAAAGGCTGACATGATTGTTGATAGTGGCACAGGCGCGCATGAGAATGTGGTTAAAACCATCGTCAAACGCCTCAAGAAAGAACAACCGGGCCTATTTATATGA
- a CDS encoding cytochrome c oxidase subunit 3, which translates to MAEKPAHPYHLVDPSPWPFVGAMSLLAFTLGMAMAMHDVVFGKALAILGLLGVFYTMYGWWRDVVEESTKDPVHTAPVQLGLRAGMALFITSEVMFFAAFFWAFFNASMYPVLPLEDVWTMAEGIWPPKGIETFDAFSLPFLNTLILLLSGCTATWAHHALLDDDRDGLIKGLSWTVFLGGSFTLLQAYEYSHAAFGFTDGIYASTFYMATGFHGLHVLIGTIFLAVCLVRARKGQLTKKNHLGFEFAAWYWHFVDVVWLFLFIFVYWWGG; encoded by the coding sequence ATGGCTGAAAAACCTGCACATCCCTATCACCTCGTAGACCCGAGCCCATGGCCGTTTGTCGGCGCAATGAGCTTACTCGCATTCACACTTGGCATGGCGATGGCGATGCATGATGTCGTTTTTGGTAAAGCCCTTGCCATTCTTGGCTTACTCGGTGTGTTTTACACCATGTATGGCTGGTGGCGTGATGTTGTTGAGGAATCTACGAAAGATCCCGTTCACACGGCACCGGTACAGCTCGGCTTACGCGCAGGTATGGCGCTCTTCATTACGTCTGAAGTCATGTTCTTTGCGGCCTTCTTCTGGGCATTCTTCAATGCTAGCATGTATCCTGTCCTTCCTTTGGAAGATGTCTGGACGATGGCAGAAGGCATTTGGCCGCCTAAAGGTATCGAAACCTTCGACGCATTTAGCCTCCCGTTCCTAAACACCCTGATCCTCCTTCTTTCAGGCTGCACGGCGACTTGGGCACATCATGCATTGCTAGATGATGACCGCGACGGCTTGATTAAAGGCCTTAGCTGGACCGTATTCCTCGGAGGAAGCTTTACCCTGCTGCAGGCGTATGAATATTCTCACGCAGCCTTTGGCTTTACAGATGGCATTTATGCCAGCACCTTCTACATGGCGACTGGCTTCCACGGCTTGCACGTACTTATCGGAACGATCTTCCTTGCCGTGTGCTTGGTTCGTGCCCGCAAAGGTCAGCTAACGAAGAAGAACCATCTCGGTTTTGAATTTGCGGCTTGGTATTGGCACTTTGTCGATGTCGTATGGTTGTTCCTGTTCATCTTTGTTTACTGGTGGGGTGGTTGA
- a CDS encoding rhodanese-like domain-containing protein, which yields MTTIATFYRFADFNDFEAWRQPLREMMDQNDVRGTILLAPEGLNSTISGPAQSVQLVLDHLQADTRFADLDVKYSKDTAHPFARPKVKLKKSIITMGDIETPDAVCATGKQCTPQEWDVLVDDPDVAILDTRNEYETYLGTFENATLWPMRSFSEIIAKVETSFDKTQKIAMFCTGGVRCEKLSSWMLQNGYENLYQLEGGIVRYLEKTPEARSKWQGSCYVFDERIAVGHGNKPAKDVSLCPNCDHPLREEDRNHLAYLPAIQCGHCV from the coding sequence ATGACAACGATTGCAACATTCTATCGCTTTGCAGACTTCAATGATTTTGAAGCTTGGCGCCAGCCATTACGCGAGATGATGGATCAAAATGATGTGCGCGGCACGATCCTGCTCGCGCCAGAGGGCTTAAACTCCACCATCTCCGGTCCAGCGCAAAGTGTTCAACTCGTGCTCGATCACTTACAGGCCGACACACGATTTGCGGATTTAGATGTAAAATACTCAAAGGATACAGCCCACCCATTCGCCCGCCCGAAGGTGAAATTGAAAAAAAGTATCATCACCATGGGCGATATTGAAACGCCAGATGCCGTGTGTGCCACCGGCAAGCAATGCACACCGCAAGAATGGGATGTACTGGTCGATGATCCGGACGTTGCCATTCTTGATACGCGCAATGAGTATGAGACGTATTTAGGGACGTTTGAGAATGCCACTTTATGGCCAATGCGGAGTTTTTCAGAAATCATCGCAAAAGTAGAAACGAGCTTCGATAAAACGCAAAAAATCGCCATGTTCTGCACAGGCGGTGTTCGGTGTGAAAAGCTATCCAGTTGGATGCTGCAAAATGGGTATGAAAATTTATATCAGCTTGAGGGAGGGATTGTCCGCTATTTGGAGAAAACGCCTGAGGCCAGAAGCAAATGGCAGGGGAGCTGTTATGTGTTCGATGAACGAATCGCTGTGGGTCATGGTAACAAGCCCGCTAAGGATGTAAGCTTATGTCCGAATTGTGATCACCCATTAAGAGAAGAAGATCGCAATCACCTAGCCTACCTGCCCGCCATTCAGTGCGGGCATTGTGTTTAG
- a CDS encoding DUF983 domain-containing protein, which translates to MVVPVHLCLLVGWLIHCPHCKQGSVFSGFLSVHKHCPECEYELDKHETADGPAFLVMTIMGFLICGLAAWVELKYEPAYWIHAVLWVPAICIGSPFMLRYLKGWLINYQYTLTNED; encoded by the coding sequence ATGGTTGTTCCTGTTCATCTTTGTTTACTGGTGGGGTGGTTGATCCACTGCCCACATTGCAAGCAAGGCTCTGTCTTTTCGGGTTTTCTAAGCGTACATAAGCACTGCCCTGAATGCGAGTATGAGCTAGATAAGCACGAAACCGCCGATGGCCCCGCCTTCTTAGTGATGACCATTATGGGATTTCTGATTTGCGGATTAGCTGCTTGGGTTGAACTAAAATACGAACCGGCTTACTGGATACATGCCGTACTCTGGGTTCCGGCCATCTGTATTGGCTCGCCCTTTATGCTGCGCTATCTCAAAGGCTGGCTGATCAATTATCAATATACCCTGACAAATGAGGATTAA
- a CDS encoding HlyC/CorC family transporter, with protein sequence MDLETSLHLLAIFVLILCSGFFSGSETGLTAVSRARIFQLMKENNRRAKLVGKLRQEKESLIGAILLGNNLVNILASALATSLAISLWGEVGVVYATIAMTSLVLVFAEVLPKTFAIKRSEQVSLAVAPVIAICVTLFSPVTLAVKWFITQIFALFGIDVCEENALMPATDLLRGTIEMHHREGQMEKQDRDMLDSILELKEIEVEEVMVHRKQVEGLDIAEEVSTIIDTAINSPHSRLPVYEGEYTNVVGILHLKTLLRLIHKRGRANITRKDIRSILLKPWFIPSTTSLKEQLYAFRQKRQHFALVVDEYGDLQGIVTLEDVIEEIVGEIDDEYDTIDLSGIVELSSDTWMVEGNTGIRDLNRHLDWELPDEDANTIAGLVLQEARDIPTKGEVFETAGCRFIVEACTPTQITRVRIEKLETPPEGDE encoded by the coding sequence ATGGACTTAGAAACTAGCTTACATTTATTAGCCATCTTTGTGCTGATCCTCTGCTCTGGATTTTTCTCCGGGTCAGAAACCGGTTTAACCGCCGTTTCGCGTGCGCGAATTTTCCAACTAATGAAAGAGAATAACCGACGCGCCAAATTAGTCGGTAAATTACGCCAGGAGAAAGAATCCCTGATTGGCGCGATCTTACTCGGCAATAATCTCGTCAATATCCTAGCTTCTGCCCTTGCCACCAGCCTGGCGATCTCGCTTTGGGGAGAAGTCGGTGTTGTTTATGCAACGATCGCTATGACCTCACTGGTGCTTGTCTTTGCCGAGGTGCTTCCTAAAACCTTTGCCATTAAACGCTCGGAACAAGTCTCCTTAGCTGTTGCTCCGGTCATTGCAATTTGCGTGACACTTTTCTCTCCCGTTACCTTAGCTGTGAAATGGTTTATCACGCAGATATTTGCTCTCTTTGGCATTGATGTGTGTGAAGAAAACGCCCTAATGCCCGCGACGGACCTCCTGCGCGGCACGATTGAGATGCATCACCGCGAAGGCCAGATGGAAAAACAAGATCGTGATATGCTGGACAGTATCCTTGAGCTTAAGGAAATCGAAGTTGAAGAAGTGATGGTTCACCGCAAGCAGGTAGAAGGACTTGATATTGCAGAGGAGGTTTCAACAATCATTGATACGGCCATCAATTCGCCGCATAGCCGCCTACCCGTTTATGAAGGCGAATATACAAATGTCGTAGGCATCTTACATTTGAAGACGCTTCTACGCCTTATTCATAAACGTGGGAGAGCCAATATTACGCGCAAAGACATTCGTAGCATCCTACTGAAGCCATGGTTTATCCCTTCCACAACAAGCCTAAAAGAACAACTCTACGCTTTCCGTCAGAAACGTCAGCATTTCGCGCTCGTGGTCGATGAATATGGTGATCTCCAAGGTATTGTGACACTCGAAGATGTGATCGAGGAAATCGTCGGCGAGATCGATGATGAATATGATACGATTGACCTTAGCGGTATTGTCGAGCTCTCGTCTGACACATGGATGGTTGAGGGAAATACCGGTATCCGCGACCTTAACCGCCACCTTGATTGGGAGTTACCCGACGAGGATGCCAATACGATCGCGGGCCTTGTTTTGCAAGAAGCCCGCGATATTCCGACGAAGGGCGAAGTGTTTGAGACAGCTGGCTGTCGTTTTATTGTCGAAGCTTGTACGCCAACACAAATTACACGCGTGCGTATTGAAAAGCTCGAAACACCCCCTGAGGGTGACGAGTAA